The following are from one region of the Lynx canadensis isolate LIC74 chromosome D4, mLynCan4.pri.v2, whole genome shotgun sequence genome:
- the ATP6V1G1 gene encoding V-type proton ATPase subunit G 1, with protein sequence MASQSQGIQQLLQAEKRAAEKVSEARKRKNRRLKQAKEEAQAEIEQYRLQREKEFKAKEAAALGSHGSCSTEVEKETQEKMTILQTYFQQNRDEVLDNLLAFVCDIRPEIHENYRING encoded by the exons ATGGCCAGCCAGTCGCAGGGCATCCAGCAGCTGCTGCAGGCCGAGAAGCGGGCCGCCGAGAAGGTGTCGGAGGCCCGCAAGC gaaagaaccGGAGGCTGAAGCAGGCCAAAGAAGAAGCTCAGGCTGAAATTGAACAGTACCGCCTGCAAAGGGAGAAGGAGTTCAAGGCCAAGGAAGCTGCG GCCCTGGGATCCCACGGCAGCTGCAGCACTGAGGTGGAGAAGGAGACCCAGGAGAAGATGACCATCCTCCAGACCTACTTCCAGCAGAACAGGGATGAAGTCCTGGATAACCTCTTGGCCTTTGTCTGTGACATCCGGCCAGAAATCCACGAAAACTACCGCATAAACGGATAG